A single window of Micrococcaceae bacterium Sec5.1 DNA harbors:
- a CDS encoding exodeoxyribonuclease III has translation MSTALKKDFLRIASVNVNGLRAAYKNGMAEWLEPREVDILCLQEVRAPDAIVNTLIGEGWYILHAEAEAKGRAGVAIASREEPTGTRIGIGDDYFATAGRWVEADFTVRNTAGESSTLSVVSAYVHSGEAGTPKQEDKYRFLDAMTTRLPELAKHSDHALVVGDLNVGHTELDIKNWKGNVKRAGFLPEERAYFDRFLGEEIGWRDVHRGLAGNVAGPYTWWSQRGKAFDTDTGWRIDYHLATPGLAAAAFSAVVDRAPSWDTRFSDHAPLVVDYRL, from the coding sequence GTGAGTACGGCATTGAAGAAGGACTTCCTTCGCATCGCATCGGTCAACGTCAATGGCCTTCGGGCTGCCTACAAGAACGGTATGGCGGAATGGCTGGAGCCACGCGAGGTAGACATCCTCTGCCTGCAGGAAGTCCGTGCTCCTGATGCCATCGTCAACACGCTGATCGGCGAAGGCTGGTACATCCTCCACGCTGAGGCTGAGGCAAAGGGCCGCGCAGGAGTTGCCATTGCATCACGCGAGGAACCCACCGGAACCAGGATCGGGATCGGCGATGACTACTTCGCCACCGCGGGCCGCTGGGTTGAAGCGGATTTCACCGTCAGGAACACAGCCGGTGAATCCTCCACGTTGTCCGTGGTCAGCGCCTACGTTCACTCCGGTGAGGCAGGCACGCCCAAGCAGGAGGACAAGTACCGCTTCCTGGACGCCATGACCACGCGCCTCCCCGAACTCGCCAAGCACAGCGATCACGCGCTGGTAGTTGGCGACCTCAACGTCGGACACACCGAACTGGACATCAAGAACTGGAAGGGCAACGTTAAGCGTGCCGGTTTCCTGCCAGAGGAGCGCGCGTATTTTGACCGCTTCCTGGGTGAAGAAATCGGATGGAGGGATGTCCACAGGGGCCTGGCAGGAAATGTCGCCGGCCCCTACACCTGGTGGTCCCAGCGCGGAAAGGCCTTTGACACTGACACAGGCTGGCGCATCGACTACCACCTGGCGACTCCCGGACTTGCAGCGGCCGCGTTCTCGGCTGTCGTGGATCGGGCGCCTTCGTGGGACACCCGCTTCTCTGACCACGCACCGCTGGTAGTGGACTACCGGCTCTAA
- a CDS encoding ABC transporter permease, producing MNKPITTAEQPARAHPPAVSAARARRWGSFFYAEQVLRVMRNYGWSVVLYSVGQPVAYLFAMGVGLASLVDANSESIFGGVSYLEFVAPALLVSAAVMTASGEFSYPIMDGFKWRRVFYGPHASPLVPQQIASGHIMASTLRFLLQSVVYFAVVAMFGASPSPWGWVSALVATVAALSFGLPLMAYAASITQDKGQFALVQRFIVMPLFLFSGTFFPLDTLPWAVRWIGWISPVWHGTELGRVFTYGMDENPVLTITHVVFLLGTATAGWLLVRRQFVKRMGS from the coding sequence GTGAACAAACCAATCACGACGGCGGAGCAACCGGCGCGGGCACACCCGCCTGCCGTTTCGGCGGCCAGGGCGCGGCGCTGGGGTTCCTTTTTCTATGCGGAACAAGTGCTACGCGTCATGCGAAATTACGGCTGGTCCGTGGTTCTCTACAGCGTGGGGCAACCCGTGGCCTACTTGTTCGCCATGGGAGTTGGGCTGGCAAGCCTTGTTGATGCGAATAGCGAATCCATATTCGGCGGCGTCAGCTACTTGGAATTTGTTGCACCTGCGCTGCTGGTGTCGGCGGCGGTCATGACTGCTTCCGGAGAATTTTCCTACCCCATCATGGATGGCTTCAAATGGCGGCGGGTGTTCTACGGGCCGCATGCTTCGCCCCTGGTACCGCAGCAAATAGCGAGCGGCCACATCATGGCAAGCACGCTCAGGTTCCTGCTGCAGTCGGTGGTCTACTTTGCGGTGGTGGCCATGTTCGGGGCTTCGCCGAGTCCGTGGGGATGGGTGTCCGCATTGGTTGCCACGGTCGCGGCGCTGTCCTTCGGCCTGCCACTCATGGCCTATGCCGCCAGCATTACCCAGGACAAGGGACAGTTCGCTTTGGTGCAGCGGTTCATTGTCATGCCACTGTTTCTGTTCTCCGGGACGTTCTTTCCCCTGGACACGTTGCCGTGGGCTGTCCGCTGGATCGGCTGGATATCGCCTGTTTGGCACGGAACGGAGCTGGGGCGGGTCTTCACTTATGGCATGGACGAGAACCCTGTCTTGACCATTACGCATGTGGTGTTCCTCCTGGGAACGGCCACGGCCGGCTGGCTGTTGGTCCGGCGCCAGTTCGTGAAGAGGATGGGCTCATGA
- a CDS encoding ABC transporter permease, with protein sequence MSILTGGHSATDIARERKFGPLYSRNAKSVVARGLMAAKSSTWLVLLSGFFEPVLFLLAMGVGMGSIVGTVQGPGGEDISYAAYIAPALLAVSAMNGAIYDSTWNVFFKMNFAKLYQGMLYTSLGPLDVAMGEIFLALLRGLLYATGFTAVMGVMGLLTTWWAILVIPASVLIAFGFASFGMGITSFMKTFQQMDWINFFLLPMFLFSATFYPLSVYPQVIQWFIQAMPLWHGVELLRQISVGSFSPATAIHVAYYLVMIALGIMLTTGRLRQLFLK encoded by the coding sequence ATGAGTATCCTGACCGGCGGCCACAGCGCCACGGATATCGCCCGGGAACGGAAGTTCGGCCCCCTCTACTCACGAAATGCCAAGTCCGTGGTTGCCCGTGGCCTCATGGCGGCCAAGTCCAGTACCTGGCTGGTGTTGTTGTCCGGGTTCTTCGAGCCGGTTCTCTTCCTGTTGGCCATGGGCGTTGGGATGGGCTCGATCGTGGGGACAGTCCAGGGGCCTGGCGGCGAGGACATCAGCTACGCGGCCTATATAGCGCCAGCACTCCTGGCGGTCTCAGCCATGAATGGCGCCATCTACGATTCCACCTGGAACGTCTTCTTCAAGATGAACTTCGCCAAGCTGTACCAAGGGATGCTCTACACATCCCTCGGGCCGCTGGACGTTGCCATGGGCGAGATCTTCCTGGCACTGTTGCGGGGTCTTCTCTATGCCACCGGGTTCACCGCGGTGATGGGCGTCATGGGCTTGCTGACGACCTGGTGGGCCATCCTGGTCATCCCTGCGTCGGTGCTGATTGCCTTTGGCTTCGCGAGCTTCGGCATGGGCATCACCAGCTTCATGAAGACGTTCCAGCAGATGGACTGGATTAACTTCTTCCTGTTGCCGATGTTCCTGTTCAGCGCCACGTTCTATCCGCTCAGCGTCTACCCGCAGGTCATCCAGTGGTTCATCCAAGCCATGCCCCTTTGGCACGGGGTTGAACTGCTGCGGCAGATCAGCGTGGGCTCGTTCAGTCCTGCGACAGCCATCCACGTTGCTTACTACCTGGTGATGATCGCGCTCGGGATCATGCTCACCACCGGACGGCTGCGCCAGTTGTTCCTGAAGTGA
- a CDS encoding 2'-5' RNA ligase family protein, whose amino-acid sequence MCAAGQLNVKTDTPQGVGPDESRQPAVTGTDCGAGDTMCVGVILGFPPEIARELQAWRASFGDPMAEVIPAHITLITTTPTQDWAATRDHVRDIARSQEPFTITISGTGSFRPVSPVVFVNVEEGFEECVQLHEKLQTGPLERLLPFPYHPHVTVAHDVAEENLDEAETVLRDYRATFPVVSMGLYEHDTNGIWQLREELDFGGDTDETQQAESTSTGGKSSAAN is encoded by the coding sequence ATGTGCGCAGCTGGCCAGCTCAACGTTAAGACCGATACCCCTCAAGGCGTCGGTCCGGACGAATCGCGCCAGCCCGCTGTCACCGGCACCGATTGCGGTGCCGGTGACACCATGTGCGTTGGGGTGATTCTTGGCTTCCCGCCGGAGATCGCCCGGGAACTGCAAGCATGGCGGGCATCCTTTGGGGATCCCATGGCCGAAGTCATCCCCGCCCACATCACACTCATCACCACGACGCCCACACAGGACTGGGCAGCCACCCGGGACCACGTGCGCGATATCGCCCGCTCACAGGAACCGTTCACCATCACCATTTCCGGCACTGGTTCCTTCCGGCCCGTTTCGCCCGTGGTTTTCGTCAACGTCGAAGAGGGCTTCGAAGAGTGCGTGCAGCTGCACGAAAAGCTCCAGACGGGTCCGCTTGAGCGTTTGCTTCCCTTCCCATACCACCCGCATGTCACCGTGGCCCATGATGTCGCCGAGGAAAATCTGGACGAGGCCGAAACGGTTCTGAGAGATTACCGGGCAACCTTCCCAGTGGTTAGCATGGGACTTTACGAGCACGACACCAATGGAATTTGGCAGCTACGGGAAGAGCTCGACTTTGGCGGCGACACTGACGAAACGCAGCAGGCGGAATCAACATCCACCGGCGGGAAGTCCTCCGCTGCCAACTGA
- a CDS encoding YihY/virulence factor BrkB family protein, translated as MAATLTKRSRRNQHPPAGSPPLPTELAKLKLQLLHKRQDWGHAKRAGEGLPKRASALLALLLARLNTNRAMRSFQNYTRQHGPLLSAGIGFNMFFSVTGLLTTGFAIAGIVLGGNPVLENAVIRSVASAAPGLLQVNGGEGLVDPQTLLNPSGLGWTAVIAAAVTIFTSLGWIASVREGLRGVTAADPLQRSPILQKLVDAGTLLLLGVILVVSAGASLIFGTAAAWIFDLLRLDEAVAAPVAAVVKVVVPLLLNCATAAVLFRIAGGLKLGRRAFIEGVALAGIGTTVLQLFSTELLARAGQNPVLASFAIIIGLLIWFNLVSQVYLVSASWAAIREADLQAGETPRKKVLGSRRTTPQT; from the coding sequence TTGGCGGCGACACTGACGAAACGCAGCAGGCGGAATCAACATCCACCGGCGGGAAGTCCTCCGCTGCCAACTGAGCTGGCAAAGCTAAAACTTCAACTTCTTCACAAGCGGCAGGACTGGGGCCACGCCAAGCGTGCCGGAGAAGGCCTGCCCAAGAGGGCCAGCGCCCTTCTCGCGCTCCTGCTCGCAAGGCTGAACACCAACCGGGCCATGCGGTCCTTCCAGAACTACACCCGGCAGCATGGGCCGCTTCTGAGTGCCGGCATCGGCTTCAACATGTTCTTCTCCGTCACGGGCCTCCTCACTACGGGTTTCGCCATCGCGGGAATCGTCCTGGGCGGCAACCCGGTTCTCGAAAACGCCGTGATTCGCAGCGTGGCCTCTGCAGCTCCCGGACTCCTCCAGGTCAATGGCGGTGAGGGACTGGTTGATCCGCAAACGCTGCTCAATCCTTCAGGTCTTGGATGGACCGCCGTCATCGCAGCAGCGGTAACGATCTTCACTTCCCTTGGTTGGATTGCCAGCGTCAGGGAAGGTCTGCGGGGTGTGACGGCTGCTGATCCTCTCCAGCGCAGCCCCATCCTGCAGAAACTGGTGGACGCCGGTACCCTACTGCTCCTTGGCGTGATCCTCGTGGTCAGTGCCGGTGCATCCCTCATCTTTGGCACGGCTGCCGCCTGGATCTTCGACCTCCTCCGTTTGGACGAAGCAGTCGCGGCGCCCGTGGCCGCCGTCGTCAAGGTCGTCGTCCCCCTCCTGCTGAACTGCGCGACGGCGGCCGTGTTGTTCCGCATTGCAGGTGGCCTCAAGCTGGGGCGTCGGGCATTCATCGAAGGCGTCGCGCTGGCTGGCATTGGCACCACGGTTCTTCAACTCTTCAGCACCGAACTTCTCGCCCGGGCAGGACAGAACCCTGTCCTCGCCTCGTTTGCCATCATCATCGGCCTTCTGATCTGGTTCAACCTCGTGAGCCAGGTGTACCTCGTGTCCGCTTCGTGGGCGGCTATCCGCGAGGCTGACCTGCAGGCGGGGGAGACCCCGCGCAAGAAGGTCCTCGGTTCACGCCGCACAACGCCCCAGACGTAA
- a CDS encoding SHOCT domain-containing protein gives MFTALTSIVGETTTLGGALAQLPATVVAHGPWGDGTFWPFFLLFPLFWILVIFLFIFVGRRAWRRNHHWAATQGAEGVLRERYARGEIDETEFRQRLEVLRSQPPS, from the coding sequence ATGTTCACCGCATTGACTTCAATCGTCGGGGAGACCACCACGCTCGGGGGAGCGCTGGCACAACTGCCGGCCACCGTCGTCGCGCACGGTCCCTGGGGTGACGGCACGTTCTGGCCGTTCTTCCTCCTGTTCCCGCTGTTCTGGATCCTCGTGATCTTCCTGTTCATTTTCGTGGGCCGGCGGGCGTGGCGCCGCAACCATCACTGGGCGGCAACCCAGGGCGCTGAGGGCGTGCTGCGCGAACGCTATGCCCGGGGCGAGATTGATGAGACCGAGTTCCGGCAGCGGCTGGAGGTACTGCGCTCGCAGCCGCCGTCCTGA
- a CDS encoding ABC transporter ATP-binding protein, with protein sequence MNPPTVISARNLTKTYGELTAVDNISFDVPAGESFGLLGPNGAGKSTTMKMIGGVSQRTSGTLNIMGLDPESHGPEVRAHLGVVPQQDNLDEELKVRENLIVYGRYFGLPLSYLRPKADELLEFAQLTDKANSKVDALSGGMKRRLTIARSLINEPRILLLDEPTTGLDPQARHILWDRLFRLKENGVTLILTTHYMDEAEQLCDRLIVVDKGKIMAEGSPASLIREHSSREVLELRFGSERNSSIGVELQGIGERLETLPDRVLIYAHDGEAALEQVSARGLRPMTSLVRRSSLEDVFLRLTGRSLVD encoded by the coding sequence ATGAACCCACCCACCGTCATCAGCGCGCGGAACCTCACCAAGACCTATGGCGAGCTCACAGCCGTGGACAACATCTCCTTCGATGTTCCGGCGGGGGAGTCCTTTGGGCTGCTCGGCCCCAACGGCGCGGGCAAATCCACCACCATGAAAATGATCGGCGGCGTCTCGCAGCGCACCTCAGGAACGCTGAACATTATGGGCCTGGATCCGGAATCCCATGGGCCCGAGGTCAGGGCTCATCTGGGGGTTGTTCCGCAGCAGGACAACCTCGACGAAGAACTGAAGGTCCGCGAGAACCTGATCGTCTACGGCCGCTACTTCGGCCTGCCGCTGAGCTACCTGCGACCCAAAGCGGACGAGCTCCTGGAATTCGCGCAGCTCACGGACAAGGCCAATTCCAAGGTGGATGCGCTTTCCGGGGGAATGAAGCGGCGGCTCACCATCGCCCGGTCGCTCATCAACGAACCCCGCATCCTCCTGCTCGATGAGCCCACCACCGGCCTTGACCCGCAAGCCCGGCACATCCTCTGGGACCGCCTGTTCCGGCTCAAGGAAAACGGCGTCACACTGATCCTGACCACCCACTATATGGACGAGGCTGAGCAGCTTTGCGACCGTCTGATCGTGGTAGACAAGGGCAAGATCATGGCCGAGGGATCCCCGGCCAGCTTGATCCGCGAGCACTCCTCCCGCGAAGTACTTGAGCTCAGGTTCGGGTCCGAGCGGAACTCTAGTATCGGCGTCGAACTTCAGGGCATTGGCGAGCGGCTTGAGACACTGCCTGACCGCGTGCTCATCTACGCGCACGACGGCGAGGCCGCCCTGGAGCAGGTTTCCGCGCGCGGCCTGCGCCCTATGACGTCACTGGTGCGCCGTTCCTCACTGGAGGACGTGTTCCTGCGGCTTACGGGCAGGAGCCTCGTTGACTGA
- the trpS gene encoding tryptophan--tRNA ligase produces the protein MTSSITTETGTPAATLPSGSTVTSTKLAVGAKQRVLSGMQPSADSLHLGNYLGALVNWVRMQDEYDAVFFIPDLHAITVPQDPAELARRTRVTAAQYIAGGVDVEKCTLFVQSQVPEHAQLAWVLNCITGMGEAGRMTQFKDKAQKQGSDHASVGLFTYPILQAADILLYQPHGVPVGEDQRQHVELSRDLANRFNSRFGETFQVPEPFIQKESAKIYDLQNPTAKMSKSAESPAGLINLLDDPKTVAKRIKSAVTDTETEIRYDRENKPGVSNLLTIYSAISGTPVEKIVADYQGKMYGHLKVDLAELVSGRLAPIRERANELLADPAELDRLLAHGADKAREIASATLADVYSKVGFLPYRGDAYRTEQGVR, from the coding sequence ATGACTAGCTCCATCACGACTGAAACCGGCACCCCAGCCGCCACACTGCCCAGCGGGAGTACCGTGACCTCCACCAAGCTTGCCGTTGGCGCCAAGCAGCGCGTCCTTTCAGGCATGCAGCCCTCCGCTGACTCCCTGCATCTTGGCAACTACCTTGGCGCTTTGGTCAACTGGGTTCGCATGCAGGACGAGTACGACGCCGTCTTCTTCATTCCGGATCTGCACGCCATCACCGTTCCGCAGGATCCCGCCGAGCTCGCCCGCCGCACCAGGGTCACGGCGGCCCAGTACATCGCTGGCGGAGTAGACGTGGAGAAGTGCACACTGTTCGTGCAATCGCAGGTCCCCGAGCACGCCCAGCTTGCGTGGGTACTGAACTGCATCACGGGCATGGGTGAAGCCGGCCGCATGACCCAGTTCAAGGACAAGGCACAAAAGCAGGGCTCGGACCACGCCAGCGTCGGCCTGTTCACCTACCCCATCCTGCAGGCAGCAGACATCCTCCTCTATCAGCCGCACGGAGTGCCCGTCGGCGAAGACCAGCGCCAGCACGTGGAGCTCAGCCGGGACCTCGCCAACCGTTTCAACAGCCGTTTCGGCGAGACGTTCCAGGTGCCCGAGCCCTTCATCCAGAAGGAATCGGCAAAGATTTACGATCTCCAGAACCCTACGGCCAAGATGTCCAAGTCTGCCGAATCACCCGCGGGCCTCATCAACCTGTTGGATGACCCCAAGACCGTGGCCAAGCGCATCAAATCCGCTGTCACTGACACTGAGACAGAGATCCGCTACGACCGCGAAAACAAGCCGGGCGTCTCCAACCTGCTCACCATCTACTCGGCTATCAGCGGCACCCCGGTAGAGAAGATCGTGGCTGATTACCAGGGCAAGATGTACGGCCACCTCAAGGTAGACCTCGCCGAACTCGTTTCCGGACGCCTCGCCCCCATCCGTGAGCGTGCCAACGAACTTCTCGCGGACCCGGCCGAACTGGACCGGCTCCTGGCTCACGGTGCGGACAAAGCCCGCGAGATCGCCTCGGCGACGCTCGCCGACGTCTACTCCAAGGTGGGCTTCCTGCCTTACCGCGGGGATGCCTACCGCACCGAGCAAGGAGTCCGCTAA